The Pedobacter africanus genome has a window encoding:
- a CDS encoding acyl-ACP desaturase: MSFFAEKRREVMLHIEAYMLEMMDTYLKPIDTNWQPSDFLPDSTSETFYQDIKALREKANDLSYDLVAVLIGDTITEEALPTYESWLSMVDGISRDEQGGWMKWTRHWTAEENRHGDLLNKYLYLSGRVDMRQMEISTQYLIADGFDIGTGHDPYRNFIYTSFQELATNISHRRVASLAKKDGDNLLSKMCGVIASDEARHAKAYKDFMAKIFEVDRNEAMIAFEDMMRKKIVMPAHFLREMGLKIGQTFGHFTDAAQRLGVYTAIDYVEIMQQLIEEWKLESMRDLNEAGEKARDYIMALPARLLRVAERMKNPTMDYKFSWIHA, encoded by the coding sequence ATGAGTTTTTTCGCAGAAAAGAGAAGGGAAGTAATGTTACATATAGAAGCTTACATGCTTGAAATGATGGACACTTACTTAAAACCGATTGATACGAATTGGCAGCCATCTGATTTTTTGCCTGATTCTACAAGCGAAACATTTTACCAGGATATAAAAGCCCTGCGAGAAAAAGCGAATGATCTGTCTTACGATCTGGTTGCCGTTTTAATTGGTGATACCATTACGGAGGAGGCACTGCCAACGTACGAGTCGTGGTTAAGTATGGTGGATGGTATTTCAAGGGATGAACAAGGTGGATGGATGAAATGGACCCGGCACTGGACCGCCGAAGAAAACAGACATGGCGATCTGCTTAACAAATACCTCTATCTTTCGGGCCGTGTTGACATGCGCCAGATGGAGATTTCTACCCAGTACCTGATTGCCGATGGCTTTGACATTGGTACTGGTCATGACCCTTACCGTAACTTTATTTATACCAGTTTTCAGGAATTGGCTACAAATATCTCACACAGACGTGTCGCTTCGCTGGCGAAGAAGGATGGCGATAACCTGTTGTCTAAGATGTGCGGAGTAATTGCATCTGACGAAGCAAGACATGCGAAGGCCTATAAGGATTTTATGGCCAAAATTTTTGAGGTTGACCGCAATGAAGCAATGATTGCTTTTGAAGATATGATGCGTAAAAAAATCGTAATGCCTGCACACTTCCTTCGCGAGATGGGACTGAAGATCGGACAGACTTTTGGTCATTTTACCGATGCTGCTCAACGACTGGGGGTATATACCGCAATTGACTATGTTGAGATTATGCAGCAGCTGATAGAGGAATGGAAACTGGAAAGCATGCGTGACTTAAATGAAGCGGGTGAGAAGGCCCGTGACTATATCATGGCTTTACCGGCCAGGTTATTACGCGTGGCAGAACGGATGAAAAACCCTACAATGGATTATAAGTTTAGCTGGATACATGCTTAA
- a CDS encoding methylmalonyl-CoA mutase family protein — protein MEQIEIYKPKHKIRFVTAAALFDGHDATINIMRRILQSSGAEVIHLGHNRSVEEVVNCAIQEDVQGIAMTSYQGGHIEYFKYMYDLLQERGATHIKIFGGGGGVILPSEIAELHEYGITRIYSPDDGRKMGLQGMINNMLEQTDYVTTKALNAELKTIPKKEIKSIAAAITVAENDPQAAQKFVDELKKLTLSNQAPVLGITGTGGSGKSSLVDELVRRFLIEVKDKTLAIISVDPSKRKTGGALLGDRIRMNAINNPRVYMRSLATRQANLALSKNVQESIDICKAAGYDLIIVETSGIGQSDTEITEHCDVSLYVMTPEFGAATQLEKIDMLDFADLVAINKFDKRGALDALRDVRKQYKRNHNLFDANDDTIPVFGTMASQFNDPGMNNLFSALMTKIREKTGVKFDAQMELTSEQSEKIYIIPPDRTRYLAEIAEASQTYHEWVDKQSIIARKLYQLQGVIQLAGEEKITKDIPVSKKLIEPLQEIYEHLEEQLDAECRRLLRQWPETKIKYQQKDFIYKVRDKEIKQPLFYESLSKLQIPKVSLPRYGDWGDILRWLLTENVPGEFPYAAGVFPLKRDGEDPTRMFAGEGGPERTNKRFHYVSLGQPAHRLSTAFDSVTLYGEDPHIRPDIYGKIGNSGVSIATIDDAKKLYSGFDLCAASTSVSMTINGPAPMLLGFFMNAAIDQQCEKYIIEHGLQKEVEQKINSLYKAKGQERPVYNGALPEGNNGLGLMLLGVTGDQVLPADIYAKIKAHAISTVRGTVQADILKEDQAQNTCIFSTEFALRMMGDIQSHFITEKVRNFYSVSISGYHIAEAGANPISQLAFTLSNGFTFVEYYLSRGMNIDDFAPNLSFFFSNGIDPEYAVIGRVARRIWAKAIKNKYKGNDRSQKLKYHIQTSGRSLHAQEIDFNDIRTTLQALYAIYDNCNSLHTNAYDEAITTPTEESVRRAMAIQLIINRELGLAKNENPLQGAFIIEELTDLVEEAVLQEFKRINDRGGVLGAMETMYQRGRIQEESLYYETLKHTGEFPIVGVNMFLNKNGSPTIVPGEVIRATEEEKQYQIKALKAFQDRNADKADTALRNLQKSAVNGENIFEQLMEVCKICSLGQISNALYEVGGQYRRNM, from the coding sequence ATGGAGCAAATTGAAATCTATAAACCCAAGCATAAAATCCGTTTTGTTACCGCTGCTGCCCTTTTTGATGGTCACGATGCAACCATAAATATCATGCGCCGTATCCTTCAGTCTTCCGGAGCAGAAGTCATACACCTTGGCCATAACCGCTCCGTAGAAGAAGTTGTAAACTGCGCCATTCAGGAGGATGTACAAGGTATAGCTATGACCTCCTATCAAGGTGGCCATATAGAATATTTCAAATATATGTACGACCTGCTTCAGGAACGCGGAGCCACTCACATTAAAATATTCGGCGGAGGTGGCGGGGTCATCTTACCTTCAGAGATTGCCGAGCTTCATGAATATGGCATAACCAGAATTTACTCTCCTGATGACGGTCGTAAAATGGGACTGCAGGGCATGATCAATAACATGCTGGAGCAGACTGACTACGTTACCACCAAGGCTTTGAATGCTGAACTTAAAACTATCCCGAAAAAGGAAATAAAGAGTATTGCAGCTGCCATTACTGTAGCCGAAAATGATCCGCAGGCAGCTCAGAAATTTGTAGATGAGTTAAAAAAACTGACTTTAAGCAATCAGGCTCCTGTGCTGGGCATTACTGGAACCGGCGGTTCAGGTAAATCCTCGCTTGTAGATGAATTGGTAAGACGTTTTCTGATTGAGGTAAAAGATAAAACCCTGGCCATCATATCTGTTGACCCCTCCAAACGAAAAACAGGAGGTGCTTTACTGGGCGACAGGATCAGGATGAATGCCATCAACAACCCAAGGGTATACATGCGTTCACTGGCCACCAGACAAGCCAATCTTGCGCTTTCAAAAAACGTTCAGGAAAGCATTGACATCTGTAAGGCTGCAGGATACGACCTCATCATTGTCGAAACATCAGGAATAGGCCAGTCCGATACCGAAATCACCGAACATTGTGATGTTTCCCTGTATGTAATGACCCCCGAATTCGGGGCAGCCACACAATTGGAAAAAATCGATATGCTTGATTTTGCCGACCTGGTAGCCATCAACAAATTCGATAAAAGGGGAGCCCTTGATGCACTTAGGGACGTACGTAAACAGTACAAACGTAACCATAACCTGTTTGATGCCAATGATGATACCATACCTGTGTTTGGTACAATGGCTTCCCAGTTCAATGATCCGGGAATGAACAACCTGTTTAGTGCGCTCATGACTAAAATCAGAGAAAAAACAGGGGTTAAGTTTGATGCACAAATGGAACTCACATCTGAACAATCAGAAAAGATTTACATTATTCCGCCTGACCGCACCCGTTACCTGGCCGAAATTGCAGAAGCCAGTCAGACCTATCATGAATGGGTAGACAAGCAAAGTATTATTGCACGTAAGCTATACCAGTTACAGGGAGTAATTCAGCTTGCAGGAGAAGAAAAGATTACAAAGGACATTCCCGTCAGCAAAAAGCTAATTGAGCCATTACAGGAAATATATGAGCATCTGGAAGAACAGTTAGATGCTGAATGCAGGCGTTTATTACGTCAATGGCCCGAAACCAAAATAAAATACCAACAAAAAGATTTTATTTATAAAGTAAGGGATAAAGAAATTAAGCAGCCGCTGTTTTATGAATCACTGTCCAAACTTCAAATTCCTAAAGTGTCCCTGCCAAGATATGGGGACTGGGGCGATATCCTGCGCTGGTTACTTACAGAAAATGTTCCGGGAGAATTCCCTTACGCAGCAGGGGTATTTCCTTTAAAGCGTGACGGAGAAGACCCTACAAGGATGTTTGCGGGCGAAGGTGGCCCTGAACGTACCAATAAACGGTTCCATTATGTATCGCTGGGTCAGCCTGCGCACCGGTTGTCTACCGCTTTTGACTCCGTAACCCTGTATGGTGAAGACCCGCACATCAGACCGGATATCTATGGAAAAATAGGAAATTCAGGGGTGAGTATTGCAACAATTGACGATGCGAAGAAGCTGTATTCTGGCTTTGATCTCTGTGCTGCCTCAACCTCCGTTTCTATGACCATCAATGGTCCTGCCCCTATGCTCCTGGGCTTTTTCATGAATGCTGCTATAGATCAACAATGTGAAAAATACATCATCGAACATGGACTGCAGAAAGAAGTAGAGCAAAAAATAAACAGCCTCTATAAAGCAAAAGGACAGGAAAGGCCTGTTTATAACGGTGCCCTACCCGAAGGCAACAACGGGCTTGGACTGATGCTATTGGGTGTTACCGGCGATCAGGTTTTACCTGCCGATATATACGCAAAAATTAAGGCCCATGCCATTAGCACCGTACGTGGAACAGTACAGGCTGATATTTTAAAAGAAGATCAGGCGCAAAACACCTGCATCTTTTCGACAGAATTTGCGTTAAGAATGATGGGTGACATACAAAGCCATTTCATTACTGAGAAGGTTCGTAATTTCTATTCCGTATCCATTTCCGGCTACCACATTGCGGAGGCAGGGGCCAACCCCATTTCGCAATTGGCATTTACGCTAAGCAATGGCTTTACTTTTGTAGAGTACTACCTGAGCAGGGGAATGAATATTGATGATTTTGCACCCAATCTCTCCTTTTTCTTCTCTAATGGCATAGATCCGGAGTATGCGGTAATCGGACGTGTGGCACGCCGCATCTGGGCTAAAGCAATTAAGAACAAATACAAAGGAAACGACCGATCACAAAAACTAAAATACCATATCCAAACTTCAGGGCGTTCATTGCATGCGCAGGAAATTGACTTCAATGATATACGCACTACATTACAAGCCCTGTATGCCATTTACGACAATTGCAACTCCCTGCATACCAATGCATACGATGAAGCGATAACTACCCCTACAGAGGAGTCTGTACGCAGGGCTATGGCCATACAACTTATCATTAACCGTGAACTTGGTCTTGCCAAAAACGAAAACCCGCTGCAGGGAGCTTTTATTATTGAAGAACTGACCGACCTGGTAGAAGAGGCCGTATTGCAGGAGTTTAAGCGTATTAACGACAGAGGAGGCGTATTGGGTGCCATGGAAACCATGTACCAGCGTGGCAGGATCCAGGAAGAGAGCCTGTACTATGAAACGCTCAAACATACCGGCGAATTTCCAATTGTGGGTGTGAACATGTTTCTCAACAAGAACGGTTCTCCAACCATTGTACCCGGGGAGGTTATCCGAGCTACAGAGGAAGAAAAACAATATCAGATAAAGGCATTAAAGGCATTTCAGGATCGAAATGCAGACAAAGCTGATACTGCATTAAGAAACCTTCAGAAGTCGGCTGTAAACGGAGAAAATATCTTTGAGCAGCTGATGGAAGTCTGCAAGATCTGTTCACTTGGTCAGATATCCAACGCACTTTATGAAGTTGGCGGACAATATAGAAGAAATATGTAA